Sequence from the Parus major isolate Abel unplaced genomic scaffold, Parus_major1.1 Scaffold674, whole genome shotgun sequence genome:
CGGGGAGGCCGCGGCGCTGCTGCCGCGGTGGCGACCGTGGTGGTGGCGCGGGCGGGGACGAGTGGAGGAGCTCGACGACGGCTCGGGGGCCGAGGAGGAGGACGGTGAAGGtcggcccggccccgcgccgcccgTCCCGACCTCGGTGCCCCCGCTGAGTGCCCTCCGCGCCGCGCCGCCGTCTCCCTTGGTGCGGTTCCAGCTGCCGAACGCGCTGTTCGGTTACGCCTTCGCGCTGAGCCTGCACGGCGGGGACGAGACGCTGCTCCCCGAGATTCCCGACGCCGCCATCGCCGCCTCGGCCGCGCTCCGCGACCGCCGCCCCTTCACCAGCACGGCCGAGGCTCTGCTGAGCGCCCGGCAGGACGCCCGGGCCGCGGGGCTGCCCCTGAGTCCCCTCGGCGACAGCGGGGCGCTCCTGGCCGTGGCGCAGCTGCTGGAGGGTCGCGACAGTCGCGACCCCGGCGCCGACGTGGCAGCGGCTCTGTGGCACCTGTGGCGGCTGCTGAAGGCGGGGGCGCGGGCGCTGCCGTCCCCCGAGCGGGGCCGCTTCCGAGAGGCCCGCAGGAAGGTCGGGttcctgctgagctggagcCGGGGAGCCACCGAGGAGCTCGCCCAGCTCGCCCAGGAGGCGCGGGCGGTTCACGCCGAGGTGGCCGCCGAGGAAGCGGTGGTGGCCCAAATcagggaggggctggagaaGATGTGGGGAAGCCCCCGGCCGCCCTCCAGAGAGGGGCGGGTGGATGGGGCGCTCTGGATGGTCACAGACGGGGCCCGGCCGCTCGGGGAGGTTCCCGGGGAGGTTCCCGGGGGTCCCCGGCCGGCCCCGGGTGCCGGTGCTGACAAGGGGGGAGCGCAGGGTCGGCGGCTGATCGAGGAGCTGGACTGAGATGGGGAGAGCCCAAGGAAACGCCCCTGGGAGAGAATCCGCTGGTGAAGGGACGGGACTGGTGAACG
This genomic interval carries:
- the ZNHIT2 gene encoding zinc finger HIT domain-containing protein 2, whose translation is MAAAEQVLCGVCSASAPRYTCPRCHRCLCSLRCYRAHGACAEAFYRDQVLEALRAERCSPPRPTPPGLRELLEPGAPAGPTGRGLWEQLSEAERDGFRRLLSSGEAAALLPRWRPWWWRGRGRVEELDDGSGAEEEDGEGRPGPAPPVPTSVPPLSALRAAPPSPLVRFQLPNALFGYAFALSLHGGDETLLPEIPDAAIAASAALRDRRPFTSTAEALLSARQDARAAGLPLSPLGDSGALLAVAQLLEGRDSRDPGADVAAALWHLWRLLKAGARALPSPERGRFREARRKVGFLLSWSRGATEELAQLAQEARAVHAEVAAEEAVVAQIREGLEKMWGSPRPPSREGRVDGALWMVTDGARPLGEVPGEVPGGPRPAPGAGADKGGAQGRRLIEELD